Genomic segment of Desulfobacterales bacterium:
CCGAAACCATATATAGTGAAAAAGAATGCCGCGGTTATCCGGCATACCGCAGCCGCGGGAGTCGGAAGGTTTTGGAAGAATTAACCCTGCACCTGCAAGGTGCCTTACGCCCGGTTATAGTTGTCGGCGGCGGCGCAAATCATTCCCAGGCCGGCAAAGAGATTATCAGCCTTTCGGAATGGCTTCAAGCCCCGGTGGTAACAACGATATCCGGGCAGGGAATTATGCCCGACGATCATCCCCTGGCGTTAGGGGTTATCGGCGATAATGGATTCCATCCCCATGCCAACCGGGCGGTGGAAGAAGGCGATGTGCTGCTCTATATCGGTTGTAAAATGGGGTCGGTATCAACCATCAAATGGACACTGCCCTCATATAAAGCTGATCGAAAAATATTGCAGATCGATCTGGATCCGGAATTATTATCCAATAATTTCAAGAACACCTTGAGTGTGGCCGGGGATGCACGTCTGGTTTTGGAAGACCTGTTGACGCTGCTTCAGGCCCACGTAGGAATCCGAAAACCTACCTCTTGGGTAAATGATCTTAACCGTTCACGGGCCCAATTCTGGAAAGAGTCTGAACAATTATTCCACTCCGAGGCTTTACCCATCAAACCGCACAGGGTTATTGCCGCTCTGAACAAAAGGCTGCCGTCGCCCGCCATTGTCATCGCCGACGCAGGCACGCCGACCCCTTATATTACCCGCTTTTTGAAATTGGGCGGAAATGGCTCCCGGTTTATTATTCCCCGGGCCTATGGTGGTCTTGGCTATGCCATTCCGGCCATGGTGGGAGCGCATATGGCCCGGCCGGAAGCAAGCCTGGTGGGGCTGTTCGGCGACGGGAGCCTGGGAATGTCTGCGGGCGAGCTGGAAACACTGGTGCGGCTGAAAACGCCGGCGGTACTGA
This window contains:
- a CDS encoding thiamine pyrophosphate-binding protein, giving the protein MNGAEVIIQLFKEYQVDVIFGVPGDTSIKLYEALYNAGSAIRHVMARDERSASFMADVYARLSHKPGICECPSGAGALYSVPGVAEANASSIPVILITSDIPLSGEGKKTITELDTQSLFESITKWSSIVKQSEKIPETLRRAFRIATTGRPGAVHLAFPQEVLNGVFSGKAETIYSEKECRGYPAYRSRGSRKVLEELTLHLQGALRPVIVVGGGANHSQAGKEIISLSEWLQAPVVTTISGQGIMPDDHPLALGVIGDNGFHPHANRAVEEGDVLLYIGCKMGSVSTIKWTLPSYKADRKILQIDLDPELLSNNFKNTLSVAGDARLVLEDLLTLLQAHVGIRKPTSWVNDLNRSRAQFWKESEQLFHSEALPIKPHRVIAALNKRLPSPAIVIADAGTPTPYITRFLKLGGNGSRFIIPRAYGGLGYAIPAMVGAHMARPEASLVGLFGDGSLGMSAGELETLVRLKTPAVLIHFNNGSFGWIKALQALHADSKFFSVDFTAGQPSRVAEGFGMKAFHVNTPAELDDKLDAAFSSDGPVFLDVVTESEVKELPPVHSWNQAAIKFGKSI